One Luoshenia tenuis DNA window includes the following coding sequences:
- a CDS encoding DUF3788 domain-containing protein: MEKHMPDEKTLRALMGQEKYAAFAAAAAMIEDSYEMETLWGPGGKAGPYELKYRRGGKTLCALYPRENSFGFMMIFGRAEREKFEAMREEFSAETQRVYNEAHTYRDGKWVMFESPAGEHLAEMKRLLAIKRRPNRK, translated from the coding sequence ATGGAAAAGCATATGCCGGACGAAAAAACGCTGCGCGCCCTGATGGGGCAGGAAAAGTATGCGGCTTTTGCCGCGGCCGCCGCGATGATTGAGGACAGCTATGAGATGGAGACCTTGTGGGGGCCAGGCGGCAAGGCCGGCCCGTATGAGCTGAAATACCGCCGGGGCGGCAAGACGCTGTGCGCCCTTTATCCCCGGGAGAATTCGTTTGGGTTTATGATGATCTTTGGCCGGGCAGAGCGGGAGAAGTTTGAAGCCATGCGCGAAGAATTTTCTGCTGAGACGCAGCGGGTTTACAATGAGGCGCATACCTATCGAGATGGCAAGTGGGTCATGTTTGAGAGCCCCGCAGGGGAACATCTGGCGGAGATGAAAAGGCTGTTGGCCATCAAACGCCGGCCAAATCGAAAATAG